The proteins below are encoded in one region of Paenarthrobacter ilicis:
- a CDS encoding APC family permease, with protein sequence MLTILNAAKRVLVGRPVRNDRLAHTLLPKRIALPIFASDALSSVAYAPDEILLTLALAGVSAVAFSPLVGLAVMVVLLTVVASYRQNVHAYPSGGGDYEIANVNLGKYAGLTVASALLVDYVLTVAVSMSSAAAYVTTAIPSLHGQQALIATIGVVILALVNLRGIKEAGSVFAVPTYIFMASILGMTAVGIYQFFTGQLGEAQSANFTIVPQSGFDEGLVGLAGAFLLLRAFSSGAAALTGVEAISNGVPNFQKPKSKNAATTLLLLGAIAAAMLAGILFLANATKVHIVLDPATEFLVDGKPLPEGYIQNPAISQIADTIFGAGSIPFYIVVAATGVILVFASNTAFNGFPVLGSILAQDGYLPRQLRTRGDRLAFSNGVLALAAGALVLILSFNADVTKLIQLYIVGVFISFTASQLGMVRHWGRELKLARDKAVRRRMIKSRTINMVGFGMTALVLVIVLITKFEQGAWIALLAMFILFLIMWSIRAHYDNVAKELAVDEDSSPRALPTRVHAVLLVSHVRKPVLRALAYARASRPSRLDAITVDINSEETEHTVRDWEKLEIPVPLTVLASPYRETVTPIMDYIKNMRRDSPRDLIVVYIPEYVVGKWWEQLVHNQTALRIKTRLHFEPGVMVASVPWQLKSSEEAKALQDT encoded by the coding sequence GTGCTGACAATTCTGAATGCCGCGAAGCGGGTTTTGGTGGGAAGGCCGGTCCGGAACGACCGCCTGGCCCATACCCTGTTGCCCAAGCGCATCGCTTTGCCCATCTTCGCCTCGGACGCGCTGTCTTCCGTTGCCTATGCTCCCGATGAAATCCTGCTCACGTTGGCCCTTGCAGGGGTGAGTGCAGTAGCCTTTTCGCCCTTGGTGGGCTTGGCTGTCATGGTGGTCTTGCTCACGGTTGTGGCGTCCTACCGCCAGAACGTCCATGCCTATCCTTCCGGCGGCGGCGATTATGAAATTGCCAACGTCAACCTGGGGAAGTACGCAGGCCTGACGGTGGCCTCGGCACTCCTGGTGGACTACGTCCTCACGGTTGCAGTCTCCATGTCCTCCGCCGCAGCCTATGTCACCACTGCCATCCCCTCGCTGCATGGACAGCAGGCCCTCATAGCCACCATTGGCGTGGTGATCCTGGCCTTGGTGAACCTTCGGGGGATCAAGGAAGCGGGCTCGGTCTTCGCCGTTCCCACCTACATCTTTATGGCGTCCATCCTGGGCATGACGGCAGTGGGCATCTACCAGTTCTTCACCGGGCAGTTGGGTGAGGCCCAATCCGCCAACTTTACGATCGTGCCGCAGTCCGGCTTTGATGAGGGCCTGGTGGGGCTTGCCGGCGCTTTCCTGCTTCTCAGGGCTTTCTCCTCAGGCGCAGCGGCACTGACCGGCGTGGAAGCCATCAGCAACGGCGTGCCCAATTTCCAGAAGCCCAAGAGCAAGAACGCCGCCACCACCCTGCTGCTGCTGGGCGCCATTGCCGCCGCGATGCTGGCCGGAATTCTCTTCCTGGCCAACGCCACCAAGGTCCACATTGTCCTTGACCCTGCCACGGAGTTCCTGGTTGACGGCAAACCGCTGCCCGAGGGCTACATCCAGAACCCTGCCATCAGCCAGATTGCCGACACCATTTTCGGTGCAGGCTCCATTCCGTTCTACATCGTGGTGGCCGCCACCGGTGTGATCCTTGTTTTTGCCTCCAACACGGCATTCAACGGCTTCCCCGTCCTGGGCTCCATTCTGGCCCAGGACGGCTATCTTCCCCGCCAACTCCGGACACGCGGAGACCGTCTCGCGTTCAGCAACGGCGTCCTTGCCTTGGCGGCGGGAGCGTTGGTGCTGATCCTTTCCTTCAACGCCGATGTCACCAAATTGATCCAGCTGTACATTGTGGGTGTCTTTATCTCGTTCACGGCCAGCCAGCTGGGCATGGTCCGGCACTGGGGGCGTGAACTGAAGCTGGCCCGCGACAAAGCTGTCCGCCGCCGGATGATCAAGTCCCGCACCATCAACATGGTGGGTTTCGGCATGACCGCACTGGTGCTGGTCATCGTGTTGATCACCAAGTTCGAACAAGGCGCGTGGATCGCCCTGTTGGCCATGTTCATCCTGTTCCTCATCATGTGGAGCATCCGCGCCCACTACGACAATGTGGCCAAGGAACTGGCAGTGGACGAGGACTCGTCCCCCAGGGCGCTGCCCACCCGGGTGCACGCCGTCCTCCTGGTCTCCCACGTCCGCAAGCCCGTCCTCAGGGCCTTGGCCTACGCCCGGGCTTCCCGGCCCTCGCGCCTGGATGCGATCACGGTGGACATCAACTCGGAGGAGACCGAACACACCGTCCGTGATTGGGAGAAACTGGAAATCCCCGTCCCGTTGACGGTGCTGGCCAGCCCGTACCGCGAGACGGTGACGCCCATCATGGATTACATCAAGAACATGCGCCGCGACTCTCCCCGGGACCTGATCGTTGTCTACATCCCGGAATATGTTGTGGGTAAATGGTGGGAACAACTGGTTCACAACCAGACCGCACTCAGAATCAAGACGAGGCTCCACTTTGAACCCGGAGTCATGGTCGCCAGCGTTCCCTGGCAGCTGAAATCGTCCGAAGAAGCAAAGGCACTGCAGGATACCTAA
- a CDS encoding class I SAM-dependent RNA methyltransferase, with protein MTSHSNSPHAHASEGQGDPGSELVVEVGPIAHGGHFVARHEGRVIFVRHGIPGEKVRIRLTDSGDSSRFWRADVVEVLEASPDRVKHFWKPADALSSWHRGGPPVGGAELGHISLPRQRELKAEVLAEQLKRLAGVELTTSVEAVGESDDGLGWRTRAGFAVTPQGRLGMHAHRSDVVLPVKDMPLAHPGINELRLWDLDLSGLARVEVAVPANGSRPLVLLAPLEGTSPKRLHSIVSQLPHDVSVASFDPSKGEVLQLRGRTWVQETAAGHQYRVTGEGFWQIHKDAPDTLVSAVSGYLADGGYLHPGAAVADLYAGAGLFTAPLADAVGETGSVLSVEGSPGTSRDARKNLHGQPQVDIVQGRVERVLHQSERSFDALVLDPPRVGAGKAVVKQLMATGPRAIAYVSCDPASFARDLGYFQNGGWQLKSLRAFDLYPHTHHLETVALIVPST; from the coding sequence ATGACCTCCCACAGCAATTCCCCCCATGCCCACGCCAGCGAGGGCCAGGGTGACCCCGGTTCGGAACTCGTGGTGGAGGTCGGTCCCATCGCCCATGGCGGCCACTTCGTCGCCCGCCATGAAGGCCGGGTCATCTTCGTCCGGCACGGCATCCCCGGCGAGAAAGTCCGGATCCGTTTGACCGACTCAGGCGACTCGTCGCGCTTCTGGCGTGCCGACGTCGTCGAGGTCCTTGAGGCCTCACCCGACAGGGTCAAGCACTTCTGGAAACCTGCCGATGCACTGTCCTCGTGGCACCGCGGCGGTCCGCCCGTGGGCGGCGCCGAGCTGGGGCACATTTCCCTGCCCCGGCAGCGGGAACTCAAAGCGGAGGTGCTGGCCGAACAACTCAAGCGGCTTGCCGGCGTCGAGCTCACTACCAGCGTGGAAGCTGTGGGGGAGTCCGACGACGGACTCGGCTGGCGTACCCGTGCCGGCTTTGCGGTCACTCCCCAAGGACGCTTGGGAATGCATGCGCACCGCTCGGATGTGGTGCTGCCCGTCAAGGACATGCCGTTGGCGCATCCGGGCATCAACGAGTTGAGGCTGTGGGACCTGGATCTGTCCGGGTTGGCTCGTGTTGAGGTCGCGGTACCGGCAAACGGCTCCCGTCCGTTGGTACTTCTCGCACCGCTGGAGGGAACCAGCCCCAAGAGGCTGCACAGCATCGTTTCCCAGCTGCCGCACGACGTGTCAGTGGCCAGCTTCGACCCCTCCAAGGGTGAGGTGCTGCAACTCCGCGGACGGACCTGGGTGCAGGAGACTGCGGCGGGACACCAATACCGGGTCACCGGTGAGGGTTTCTGGCAGATCCACAAGGACGCCCCGGACACCCTGGTCAGTGCCGTCAGCGGATACCTGGCTGACGGGGGTTACCTGCACCCGGGAGCGGCCGTAGCGGACCTGTACGCCGGAGCGGGACTCTTCACGGCGCCGCTGGCGGATGCTGTGGGCGAAACGGGCTCCGTACTGTCGGTGGAGGGTTCGCCCGGAACAAGCCGTGACGCCCGCAAGAATCTCCACGGCCAACCCCAGGTGGACATTGTCCAGGGGCGCGTGGAGAGGGTGCTTCATCAGAGCGAGCGTTCCTTCGATGCACTGGTCCTGGACCCACCCCGTGTGGGAGCAGGCAAGGCCGTGGTCAAGCAATTGATGGCAACAGGTCCCCGTGCAATCGCTTATGTGTCCTGCGATCCCGCCTCATTTGCGCGTGATCTGGGTTACTTCCAGAATGGCGGCTGGCAATTGAAATCGCTGCGGGCGTTCGATTTGTACCCCCATACCCACCATCTGGAAACTGTGGCACTGATCGTGCCGTCCACCTGA
- a CDS encoding aconitate hydratase, whose translation MSTVDSFGSKGVLNVAGTDYEIFRLNSVEGADSLPFSLKVLLENLLRTEDGANITADHVRALAGWDPNAEPDTEIQFTPARVIMQDFTGVPCIVDLATMREAVKELGGDPTRVNPLAPAEMVIDHSVQIDAFGNSGALERNMEIEYQRNGERYQFLRWGQTAFNDFKVVPPGTGIVHQVNIEYLARTVMTREVDGVLRAYPDTCVGTDSHTTMVNGLGILGWGVGGIEAEAAMLGQPVSMLIPRVVGFKLKGSIPAGATATDVVLTITEMLRKHGVVGKFVEFYGEGVAAVPLANRATIGNMSPEFGSTAAMFPIDDVTLDYLRLTGRSEDNVALVEAYAKEQGLWHDPSRELRFSEFLELDLSTVVPSISGPKRPQDRIELTDAKEQFRKDIHNYVSIEDGSVDESLDESFPASDAPSFTHADSHTTETSRVLSAANGAHGRPSDPVKVTTADGREFELDHGAVSIASITSCTNTSNPSVMLAAALLARNAVDKGLTSKPWVKTSVAPGSKVVTEYYDKSGLTPYLEKLGFYIVGYGCATCIGNSGPLESEISEAIQANDLSVTAVLSGNRNFEGRINPDVKMNYLASPPLVIAYALAGSMDFDFDTDALGTDPEGNEVFLKDIWPNPTEVQEVIDSSIDEGMFAKGYEGVFDGDDRWKALDTPAGDTFAWAEDSTYVRKPPYFEGMKAQPEPVQNIEGARVLLKLGDSVTTDHISPAGSFKSDTPAGQYLLANGVERKDFNSYGSRRGNHEVMIRGTFANIRIKNQLLDGVEGGFTRDFSQEGAPQAYVYDAAQNYQAAGTPLVVLAGKEYGSGSSRDWAAKGTALLGVKAVVAESYERIHRSNLIGMGVLPLQFPAGESAATLGLTGTETFAVDGVTELNNGTTPKTLKVTATGEDGSSKSFDAVLRIDTPGEADYYRNGGILQYVLRQISA comes from the coding sequence ATGAGCACTGTGGACAGCTTCGGTTCCAAAGGCGTACTGAATGTAGCCGGCACCGATTATGAAATTTTCCGGTTGAACTCCGTAGAAGGCGCAGACAGCCTTCCGTTCAGCCTTAAGGTATTGCTTGAAAACCTCCTGCGGACTGAGGATGGCGCCAATATAACGGCAGACCACGTCCGCGCCCTGGCCGGTTGGGATCCCAACGCGGAGCCCGATACGGAAATCCAGTTCACTCCGGCCCGAGTCATCATGCAGGACTTCACCGGCGTTCCCTGCATTGTTGACCTCGCCACCATGCGTGAGGCTGTGAAGGAACTTGGCGGCGACCCCACGCGCGTCAACCCGCTGGCTCCGGCCGAAATGGTCATCGACCACTCCGTCCAGATCGACGCTTTCGGCAACTCCGGCGCACTGGAGCGCAACATGGAGATCGAATACCAGCGCAACGGTGAGCGTTACCAGTTCCTCCGTTGGGGCCAGACCGCCTTCAACGACTTCAAGGTTGTCCCCCCGGGAACCGGTATTGTCCACCAAGTCAACATCGAGTACTTGGCCCGCACCGTCATGACCCGCGAGGTCGACGGCGTTCTGCGCGCCTACCCTGACACGTGCGTCGGTACCGACTCGCACACCACCATGGTCAACGGCCTGGGCATCCTGGGCTGGGGCGTTGGCGGCATCGAGGCTGAGGCAGCAATGCTCGGCCAGCCCGTTTCCATGCTGATTCCCCGCGTTGTTGGCTTCAAGCTCAAGGGCAGCATTCCTGCGGGCGCCACCGCTACGGACGTCGTGCTGACCATCACCGAGATGCTCCGCAAGCACGGTGTTGTTGGAAAGTTCGTGGAGTTCTACGGCGAGGGCGTTGCAGCTGTGCCGCTCGCCAACCGCGCCACCATCGGCAACATGAGCCCGGAATTCGGTTCCACGGCGGCCATGTTCCCCATCGACGACGTCACGCTCGACTACCTGCGCCTCACCGGCCGCTCCGAGGACAACGTGGCTTTGGTGGAGGCTTACGCCAAGGAACAGGGCCTGTGGCACGATCCTTCGCGTGAACTGCGCTTCTCTGAATTCCTCGAGCTGGACCTGTCCACCGTGGTTCCTTCCATCTCCGGCCCCAAGCGTCCCCAGGACCGCATTGAGCTCACCGATGCCAAGGAGCAGTTCCGCAAGGACATCCACAACTACGTCTCCATCGAAGACGGCAGCGTTGATGAATCCCTGGACGAGTCCTTCCCGGCGTCGGACGCACCGTCCTTCACCCATGCAGACTCGCACACCACCGAAACCAGCCGGGTCCTTTCGGCTGCCAACGGCGCGCACGGACGTCCGTCCGATCCCGTCAAGGTGACAACGGCCGATGGCCGCGAGTTCGAACTGGACCACGGTGCAGTGTCGATCGCATCGATCACCTCCTGCACCAACACCTCCAACCCTTCCGTCATGCTTGCGGCCGCCCTGCTGGCACGCAACGCCGTGGACAAGGGCCTCACCTCCAAGCCGTGGGTCAAGACCTCCGTGGCCCCTGGTTCGAAGGTTGTCACCGAGTACTACGACAAGTCGGGACTGACTCCCTACCTGGAGAAGCTTGGCTTCTACATTGTGGGTTACGGCTGCGCCACCTGCATCGGTAACTCCGGCCCGCTGGAATCGGAAATCTCCGAGGCCATCCAGGCCAACGACCTCTCCGTGACGGCTGTTCTTTCGGGTAACCGCAACTTCGAAGGCCGCATCAACCCGGACGTCAAGATGAACTACCTGGCGTCCCCGCCGCTGGTCATCGCCTACGCACTTGCCGGATCCATGGACTTCGACTTCGACACCGATGCCCTTGGCACCGACCCCGAGGGCAACGAGGTCTTCCTGAAGGACATCTGGCCGAACCCCACCGAGGTGCAGGAAGTCATCGACTCCTCCATCGACGAAGGCATGTTCGCCAAGGGATACGAGGGTGTCTTTGATGGGGACGATCGCTGGAAGGCGCTCGATACCCCCGCCGGCGATACTTTCGCCTGGGCAGAGGATTCCACCTATGTCCGGAAGCCCCCATACTTCGAGGGCATGAAGGCCCAGCCGGAGCCCGTACAGAACATCGAAGGCGCCCGTGTGCTGTTGAAGCTGGGCGACTCCGTCACCACGGACCACATCTCCCCGGCCGGCTCGTTCAAGTCGGATACCCCCGCCGGCCAGTACCTCCTGGCCAACGGTGTGGAGCGCAAGGACTTCAACTCCTACGGCTCACGCCGTGGCAACCACGAAGTCATGATCCGCGGTACCTTCGCCAACATCCGTATCAAGAACCAGCTTCTGGACGGCGTTGAAGGTGGCTTCACCCGCGACTTCAGCCAGGAAGGTGCTCCGCAGGCCTACGTCTACGATGCCGCACAGAACTACCAGGCCGCCGGCACGCCGCTGGTTGTCCTGGCTGGCAAGGAATACGGCTCCGGCTCATCCCGTGACTGGGCGGCCAAGGGTACGGCACTCCTGGGTGTCAAGGCTGTCGTCGCCGAAAGCTACGAGCGTATCCACCGCTCCAACCTGATCGGCATGGGTGTCCTGCCCCTGCAGTTCCCCGCAGGCGAGTCCGCAGCAACCCTGGGCCTCACCGGTACGGAAACGTTCGCCGTCGATGGCGTTACCGAGCTGAACAACGGCACCACGCCGAAGACGCTCAAGGTAACGGCAACGGGCGAAGACGGCTCGTCCAAGTCGTTCGATGCCGTCCTGCGCATCGACACCCCGGGCGAAGCCGACTACTACCGCAACGGTGGAATCCTGCAGTACGTTCTGCGTCAGATCTCCGCATAG
- the dxs gene encoding 1-deoxy-D-xylulose-5-phosphate synthase — MGLLETVKDPRDLAKLSSNELELLAAEIRAFLITNVAATGGHLGPNLGVVELTLAVHKIFESPKDSIIFDTGHQSYVHKLLTGRQDFSTLRQQGGLSGYPERAESEHDIVESSHASSSLSWADGISRARQLTGEGDRFVVAVVGDGALTGGMTWEAINNIAADKRRRVVIVVNDNGRSYAPTVGGLADYLASLRPTIDSLRTAPAYEGMLDWWKKKLQNGGPAGQFTYKSLHAMKKGIKDWWAPQGMFEDLGMKYIGPVDGHNLQAMENALNTAKAYGGPVIVHAMTEKGHGYAPALANEADQFHAVGIIDPETGESTEMPGARSWTSVFAEEIADIADERPDIVGVTGAMLIPVGLHKFAERHPERVIDVGIAEQHALTSAAGMAFGGLHPVVAVYATFLNRAFDQLLMDVALHKAGVTIVLDRAGVTGPDGPSHHGMWDMAMVQIVPGLHLAAPRDATRLREELREAVAINDAPTVVRFSKGSVGSEIEAIERLHDGVDILARRPEGSTENDVLIVSVGAMSEIALDVAARLGAQGISSTVVDPRWVLPVRKSIVALAARHRLVICIEDGVRAGGVGSRIRQEMRAAGVDTALNEVGLPVEFLQHGSRSQVLERVGLTAQQITHDVVAQVLGTKVPFARPLPGQEHPTTGSLPTL, encoded by the coding sequence TTGGGACTTTTGGAAACCGTCAAGGATCCACGGGACCTGGCCAAACTGTCCAGCAATGAGCTGGAGCTGCTGGCCGCAGAGATCAGGGCATTCCTGATCACCAACGTTGCCGCCACGGGTGGACACCTTGGCCCCAACCTGGGCGTTGTGGAGTTGACCCTCGCCGTCCACAAGATTTTTGAGTCCCCCAAGGACAGCATCATTTTTGACACGGGGCACCAGTCCTACGTGCACAAACTCCTGACAGGCCGCCAGGACTTCAGCACCCTCCGCCAGCAAGGTGGCCTCTCCGGCTACCCCGAGCGGGCAGAGTCAGAGCACGACATCGTGGAGAGCTCGCACGCGTCGTCCTCATTGTCGTGGGCAGACGGCATTTCTCGGGCCCGCCAGCTGACGGGCGAAGGCGACCGGTTCGTGGTTGCCGTGGTGGGCGACGGTGCGCTCACCGGTGGCATGACCTGGGAAGCCATCAACAACATTGCGGCAGACAAGCGCCGGCGCGTGGTGATCGTCGTCAATGATAACGGTCGTTCGTACGCCCCCACCGTCGGCGGCCTCGCGGACTACCTCGCATCGTTGCGTCCCACCATCGACTCCCTGCGCACCGCTCCGGCCTACGAGGGCATGCTGGACTGGTGGAAGAAGAAGCTGCAGAACGGTGGCCCCGCCGGACAGTTCACCTACAAGAGCCTCCATGCCATGAAGAAGGGCATTAAGGACTGGTGGGCGCCGCAGGGCATGTTTGAAGATCTGGGCATGAAGTACATCGGGCCGGTTGATGGTCACAACCTGCAGGCCATGGAAAATGCGCTGAATACAGCCAAGGCCTACGGCGGCCCCGTCATTGTGCACGCCATGACGGAAAAGGGCCATGGATACGCTCCCGCCCTGGCCAACGAAGCCGACCAGTTCCACGCCGTGGGCATCATCGACCCTGAAACGGGCGAGTCCACGGAAATGCCCGGCGCAAGGTCCTGGACCTCCGTATTCGCTGAGGAGATCGCGGACATCGCGGATGAACGCCCGGACATCGTGGGCGTCACGGGTGCCATGTTGATCCCCGTGGGCCTGCACAAATTTGCCGAACGCCATCCGGAACGGGTCATCGACGTCGGGATTGCTGAGCAGCACGCGCTGACTTCAGCGGCCGGCATGGCCTTCGGTGGCTTGCACCCGGTGGTCGCCGTCTACGCCACATTCCTGAACCGCGCTTTCGACCAGTTGCTCATGGACGTTGCCCTGCACAAAGCAGGTGTCACCATCGTGCTGGACCGCGCCGGGGTCACCGGCCCGGATGGTCCCAGCCACCACGGCATGTGGGACATGGCCATGGTCCAGATTGTGCCTGGGCTCCACTTGGCGGCGCCCCGCGACGCAACCAGGCTCCGCGAGGAGTTGCGTGAGGCCGTGGCCATCAATGATGCCCCCACTGTTGTCCGTTTCTCCAAGGGCAGTGTTGGATCCGAGATTGAGGCCATTGAGCGCCTTCACGACGGCGTGGACATCCTGGCGCGAAGGCCTGAGGGTTCCACCGAAAATGATGTGCTGATTGTCAGCGTGGGAGCCATGTCCGAGATCGCTTTGGACGTTGCCGCCCGCCTTGGTGCCCAAGGCATCAGTTCCACGGTGGTGGATCCGCGGTGGGTCCTCCCCGTCCGGAAATCCATTGTTGCCCTGGCTGCCCGCCACCGGCTGGTCATCTGCATCGAAGACGGTGTCAGGGCGGGCGGCGTGGGTTCACGCATTCGCCAGGAGATGCGTGCCGCAGGCGTGGATACTGCGCTGAACGAGGTTGGCCTTCCCGTCGAATTCCTCCAGCATGGTTCCCGCAGCCAGGTCCTCGAGCGTGTGGGCCTGACGGCGCAACAGATCACCCACGACGTCGTCGCCCAGGTTTTGGGGACCAAGGTGCCTTTCGCCAGGCCCTTGCCTGGTCAGGAGCACCCCACCACCGGCAGTCTGCCCACCTTGTGA
- a CDS encoding DUF402 domain-containing protein, whose translation MSAAREPGALQPGDLVVSRNRKWDGTAHWVVPGRYLGEDIHGWWIFQGAGEFCSRPGAAFYTASDAILLVPRTGEYVATFYDDTYPGDFRIYVDLAIAHSWKPIKPDVTEFHMIDMDLDVIRSTARGVFVDDEDEFDDHRVTMSYPPELVDVLRAECAGLVEAVENMKPPFDVKGAESTSAEWFRKGRA comes from the coding sequence GTGAGTGCGGCTCGCGAGCCGGGCGCGCTCCAGCCCGGTGACCTTGTTGTGTCAAGGAACCGGAAGTGGGACGGCACGGCGCACTGGGTTGTTCCGGGCAGGTACCTCGGCGAGGACATTCACGGTTGGTGGATCTTCCAAGGCGCGGGGGAGTTCTGCTCCCGCCCCGGGGCGGCGTTCTACACTGCCTCCGACGCAATCCTCCTGGTGCCGCGGACGGGGGAGTACGTGGCGACTTTCTACGACGATACCTATCCGGGAGACTTCAGGATCTACGTGGATCTGGCCATTGCCCACTCGTGGAAACCCATCAAACCGGATGTCACTGAGTTCCACATGATCGACATGGATCTGGATGTCATTCGATCCACTGCCCGCGGCGTTTTCGTGGACGACGAGGACGAGTTCGACGACCACAGGGTCACGATGTCCTACCCACCGGAGCTGGTGGACGTTCTTCGTGCAGAATGCGCGGGACTTGTGGAAGCAGTAGAGAACATGAAACCACCATTCGACGTCAAGGGTGCTGAAAGTACCAGCGCGGAATGGTTCAGGAAGGGACGGGCATGA
- a CDS encoding aldo/keto reductase: protein MTEYRRLGHSGLTVSAVGLGCNNLGRANTPTESQEGTDAVVHAAVDAGVTFFDVADVYGREPGLSEVMLGKALKGRRDDVVIGTKFGMDMGGANGRDFGARGSRQYIIKAVEASLRRLDTEWIDLYQFHTPDPLTPIDETLAALDDLVTSGKVRYLGHSNFAGWQIAEAEYVARQVGGARFISTQNHYNLLDRRAELEVVPAANAFSMGVLPYFPLANGLLTGKYSAGQAPEGSRLSHTRTNLVDDADWDQLGRFGQFAKDRGITELQLAFSWLAAQPGVGSVIAGATRPEQIRQNAEAVCWVPTQEDRDELDQIFPRAPKVALF from the coding sequence ATGACTGAATACCGACGCCTTGGCCATTCCGGATTGACTGTCTCAGCTGTTGGTTTGGGGTGCAACAACCTTGGCCGCGCCAACACGCCCACCGAATCCCAGGAGGGCACGGACGCCGTAGTGCATGCCGCCGTGGATGCGGGGGTGACCTTCTTCGACGTCGCCGACGTCTACGGCCGTGAGCCGGGCCTGAGTGAGGTCATGCTGGGCAAAGCCCTCAAAGGCCGGCGGGACGACGTCGTGATCGGAACCAAGTTCGGTATGGATATGGGCGGTGCCAATGGACGCGACTTCGGCGCCCGCGGCTCACGCCAATACATCATCAAAGCTGTGGAGGCTTCCCTGCGCCGCCTGGACACAGAGTGGATCGACCTCTATCAGTTCCACACTCCTGACCCGCTCACGCCCATTGACGAGACATTGGCGGCCTTGGATGATCTGGTCACCAGCGGCAAGGTCCGCTACTTGGGCCACTCCAACTTTGCCGGCTGGCAGATAGCGGAAGCTGAGTACGTGGCCCGTCAGGTTGGCGGAGCCCGGTTCATCTCCACCCAGAACCACTACAACCTGCTGGACCGTCGCGCAGAACTTGAAGTGGTTCCTGCGGCAAACGCCTTCTCCATGGGAGTTTTGCCGTACTTCCCCCTGGCCAACGGACTGCTGACGGGGAAGTACTCGGCGGGTCAGGCCCCTGAGGGTTCCAGGTTGAGCCACACCCGTACCAACTTGGTTGACGACGCTGACTGGGATCAGTTGGGACGGTTCGGGCAGTTCGCCAAGGATCGCGGCATTACCGAATTGCAGCTCGCCTTCTCATGGTTGGCTGCACAGCCCGGCGTCGGCAGTGTCATCGCCGGAGCTACCCGCCCCGAGCAGATCCGCCAGAATGCTGAAGCCGTCTGCTGGGTGCCTACCCAGGAGGACCGCGACGAGTTGGACCAGATCTTCCCCCGCGCGCCGAAGGTAGCCCTCTTCTAG